Proteins encoded together in one Sylvia atricapilla isolate bSylAtr1 chromosome 2, bSylAtr1.pri, whole genome shotgun sequence window:
- the ARL11 gene encoding ADP-ribosylation factor-like protein 11, giving the protein MGKLISKGWRKRDARVIILGLDFAGKSTLLYKLKSGQAVETCPTVGFNVESLKTPCGVSFTLWDVGGQDSLRASWPNYLEDINTLIFVLDSTDMARLGEAMAELEEALGHPGMAGVPVLLLANKQDVPGALAPAELGEMLRLGALARHRWVLRGCSAHTGQGLQEVLAILGILLRGSEQSSLSQEQPITGLAERRQAPEQT; this is encoded by the coding sequence ATGGGGAAGCTGATCTCCAAAGGCTGGCGGAAAAGAGATGCTCGAGTTATCATTCTGGGACTCGACTTCGCTGGCAAATCCACCCTCCTGTACAAGCTGAAGAGCGGCCAGGCTGTGGAGACCTGCCCCACGGTGGGATTCAACGTGGAGTCTCTGAAAACGCCCTGTGGCGTTTCCTTCACCCTCTGGGATGTTGGCGGACAAGACAGCCTGCGGGCCAGCTGGCCCAACTACCTGGAGGACATCAACACCCTCATCTTCGTGCTTGACAGCACAGACATGGCCCGGCTGGGCGAGGCGATGGCAGAACTGGAGGAGGCCCTGGGCCACCCCGGCATGGCTGGCgtccctgtgctcctcctggCCAACAAGCAGGACGTGCCGGGAGCGCTGGCCCCTGCCGAGCTGGGGGAGATGCTGCGCCTGGGGGCGCTGGCCAGGCACCGCTGGGTGCTGCGGGGGTGCAGCGCCCACACTGGCCAGGGCCTGCAAGAAGTCCTGGCCATCCTGGGAATACTGCTGCggggctcagagcagagctccctgtcccaggagcagcccaTCACGGGGCTGGCAGAGAGGAGGCAAGCTCCAGAGCAAACCTGA